GCTATGACGGCCAATGTGTGCAGTATTCCGCTGAAAACGTTGCCTACTTCCAAAATCTTACGTTTCCCATGGCACCCGCTAACGGCACATACCCACACGCCATTAACTTCGACACGTCACTGCAATTATGGGTAGCCTTTGGCCAGTATTGGCAGCATACACGTGAAAACAAACCCGTAGCCTGTAAAGACGGTAATTGAAGCCGGTGGTTTTCCACTTTCTCCCTCTCTCATACCGCAGTACAATACCGGATTTTCCGGGCTTGTACTTGCGATATGAAAATTGGAGATACACTTGAACTGATAGTAGCAGATATATCCCGGGGCGGTGCCGGGGTATCTCGCACACCAAAAGGCTTAACGGTATTCACCCCCGGAACCGTCAGCGGCGAAACCATCCGTGCCCGTATCATTGAAAAAAAAGCCAAGTTCGCCAACGCCGAGTTGTTGGAGATTTTGGCACCGTCCCCTCAGCGCCAACAGCCTATCTGCCCGGTGTTCGGACAATGTGGTGGTTGCCAATGGCAACATCTTCCGTATGAATTGCAGTGGCAAATCAAGCTCAGTGGTGTACAACAAGTACTAAAATCCAATCGCATCAAAGGGAAGTTTTCCATTGATGAATATCCGGCTGACAAAATCTGGAACTATCGCAATCGGGTGCAACTGCGTGGACACAACAAGTTATTAGGTTACTATGCTGCTCGTACTCACAACATAATCAATATCCATCAATGCCCTATCGCACATCCCAATATTAATGCAGCTTTGGAGTCTGTCCGAACTCAAGGCGCATTGTCGGGCAAACCCTATAAAGTGGAGTTGGAAGCTTTGGCAGATGAGGGAATACGTAGCGTATGGAACCAAAACCATGGTGCCGCCGGATTTCGCCAAATCAATGACGAACAAAACCTCAAACTGAAACACTGGATTCAGCAGGCATTAATCACTCCTCAGCCCCTACTGGATTTATATGGCGGCTCTGCTAATCTATCGTGGCAACTGGGACACAACCGGGACGTATCCTGCGTGGATTTATCCGCACCGCAACAGGCACCAATCCAGTGTCCCCCACGGATCCGTTTCTATCGGTCCGATATCTTACCCTGGTTAAAGCAGCAAATCACCGATATCCGGTTCAAACGAAAACCCATGCCGAAGCTTTCATGCTCCGCCATACTGGACCCACCCCGCGGTGGGCTGGGCTCTGACTTTGGTGACATTGCCGAACGGTTGGAATTTTTGAAAGCAAATGAAATCGTTGCCGTAGGCTGTAAAACCGATTCCTGGGCACGTGATGTCGCCGGCTTCATGCAACGCGGTTGGTCAGTTAAAAAAATAGCTGTCTTTGATTTTTTTCCCC
This genomic stretch from Gammaproteobacteria bacterium harbors:
- a CDS encoding TRAM domain-containing protein; the protein is MKIGDTLELIVADISRGGAGVSRTPKGLTVFTPGTVSGETIRARIIEKKAKFANAELLEILAPSPQRQQPICPVFGQCGGCQWQHLPYELQWQIKLSGVQQVLKSNRIKGKFSIDEYPADKIWNYRNRVQLRGHNKLLGYYAARTHNIINIHQCPIAHPNINAALESVRTQGALSGKPYKVELEALADEGIRSVWNQNHGAAGFRQINDEQNLKLKHWIQQALITPQPLLDLYGGSANLSWQLGHNRDVSCVDLSAPQQAPIQCPPRIRFYRSDILPWLKQQITDIRFKRKPMPKLSCSAILDPPRGGLGSDFGDIAERLEFLKANEIVAVGCKTDSWARDVAGFMQRGWSVKKIAVFDFFPHTVHIETVALLSRLV